The following proteins are co-located in the Robbsia betulipollinis genome:
- a CDS encoding M20 aminoacylase family protein encodes MSPSPRFTEIADIAADVPALQAIRHQIHSDPELAYEEVRTAALVAGKLREWGWEVSTGIGRTGVVGTLRAGDGTRAIGLRADMDALPIIEATGKPYASAQHGKMHACGHDGHTTMLLGAAQHLARTRRFNGTVHLYFQPAEEIGVDSGAKKMIDDRLFDRFPCDAVFGVHNHPGMPSGKFLFRRGPFMSAGDKVTITVHGVGGHAARPQKTVDPIVVASSIVMALQTIVARNVDPAQPAVVTVGTLHAGTVNNVIPDSARLELSVRSFSPDVRALLKRRIQDLVTAQAQSYGASATVEYVEGYPVVVNSDAETDFAAQVARELVGDDQVVEQADLIMGSEDFAFMLQERPGSFLRIGNGDGSEDGCMVHNPMYDFNDRNLPIGAAYWARLVERYLEG; translated from the coding sequence ATGTCCCCATCGCCCCGTTTCACCGAGATCGCCGATATCGCCGCCGACGTGCCGGCATTGCAGGCGATTCGTCACCAGATCCATAGCGATCCCGAACTGGCCTACGAGGAGGTACGCACCGCGGCGCTGGTCGCCGGCAAACTGCGCGAATGGGGCTGGGAGGTCAGTACCGGCATCGGCAGGACGGGGGTGGTCGGCACGCTGCGCGCCGGCGACGGAACGCGCGCGATCGGCCTGCGCGCCGACATGGATGCGCTGCCGATCATCGAAGCGACCGGCAAGCCCTATGCGAGCGCCCAGCACGGCAAGATGCACGCCTGCGGCCACGACGGGCACACGACGATGCTGCTGGGCGCGGCGCAGCACCTCGCGCGTACCCGCCGCTTCAACGGTACCGTGCACCTGTACTTCCAGCCGGCCGAGGAAATCGGCGTGGACAGCGGCGCGAAGAAAATGATCGACGACCGCCTGTTCGACCGTTTTCCCTGCGACGCCGTGTTCGGCGTGCACAATCATCCGGGCATGCCGTCCGGCAAATTCCTGTTCCGGCGTGGCCCCTTCATGTCGGCCGGCGACAAGGTCACGATCACGGTGCACGGCGTGGGCGGCCATGCGGCCCGGCCGCAGAAAACGGTCGATCCGATCGTCGTCGCGTCCAGCATCGTGATGGCCCTGCAGACCATCGTCGCGCGCAACGTCGATCCGGCGCAGCCGGCGGTGGTGACGGTGGGAACGCTGCATGCCGGTACCGTCAACAATGTGATTCCCGACAGCGCCCGTCTCGAACTCAGCGTGCGCTCGTTCTCGCCGGACGTCCGCGCGCTGCTGAAGCGTCGGATCCAGGATCTGGTGACGGCGCAGGCGCAAAGCTATGGCGCGAGCGCCACCGTCGAGTACGTGGAAGGCTACCCGGTGGTGGTGAATTCGGATGCCGAGACCGATTTCGCGGCCCAGGTGGCACGCGAACTGGTCGGCGACGATCAAGTGGTCGAACAGGCCGACCTGATCATGGGAAGCGAGGATTTCGCCTTCATGCTGCAGGAGCGCCCGGGCAGTTTCTTGCGCATCGGCAACGGCGACGGCAGCGAGGACGGCTGCATGGTCCACAATCCGATGTACGACTTCAACGACCGCAACCTCCCCATCGGTGCGGCGTACTGGGCACGCCTGGTGGAGCGCTATCTGGAGGGCTGA
- a CDS encoding sugar efflux transporter: MNSRFASLTRIPSFLPLAGATLMLGIAMSFTAPYLSLFSIEHAGMTPLRLGFFMTLIAASGVVASTWAGKWSDRHGHHRELLLAALGAAAAGFLCLCFVTDYLALLAIGVLFLGAGGSALSLVFSFGRAALVVRNEAERAFATATLRTVLSVAWVFGPSVGALILAATNFYGLFLFAALGFLGCAVVVWRMPRTRRAAPATASPAAGRSAASPSSAPEEAWSASDAGLAASDAPSRLRLWRTVLALTLLGLAANATMIVLPLYIVRGLGGTRIDVSIMLGLGALLEIPMMLALGARGATLNKVRWLAACAAVHVVYFIAVAAVSRISWLIPMQALSAFVVAVTSCLGMTYVQDLLPRSPGAATALFFNAARVGSILSGVLSGVLVGALGYRGTFLVYGVLPAVGLWLFLDPPWRSDYVTRFFPRRRE; this comes from the coding sequence ATGAATTCCCGTTTCGCCAGCCTGACCCGCATTCCGTCTTTCCTGCCCCTCGCGGGCGCCACGTTGATGCTCGGCATCGCGATGTCGTTCACGGCGCCTTATCTCTCCCTGTTCAGTATCGAACACGCCGGCATGACGCCGCTGCGGCTCGGGTTCTTCATGACCCTGATCGCGGCGAGCGGCGTCGTCGCGAGTACCTGGGCGGGCAAATGGTCCGACCGCCACGGGCATCACCGGGAATTGCTGCTCGCGGCGCTGGGCGCGGCGGCGGCGGGTTTCCTGTGCCTGTGCTTCGTGACCGATTACCTCGCGTTGCTGGCGATCGGCGTCCTCTTTCTGGGAGCGGGCGGTTCGGCGTTGTCGCTGGTGTTTTCGTTCGGTCGCGCCGCGCTGGTGGTGCGCAACGAAGCGGAACGGGCCTTCGCGACGGCAACGCTGCGCACCGTCCTCTCGGTGGCATGGGTGTTCGGCCCCTCGGTTGGCGCGCTGATATTGGCCGCGACCAATTTCTATGGTCTCTTCCTGTTCGCCGCCCTGGGTTTCCTCGGCTGCGCGGTGGTCGTCTGGCGCATGCCCAGAACGCGCCGTGCGGCGCCGGCAACGGCCTCGCCGGCCGCCGGCCGGTCCGCCGCCTCCCCCTCCTCCGCACCGGAAGAGGCGTGGTCCGCCAGCGACGCCGGCCTCGCCGCCAGCGACGCGCCGTCGCGGCTGCGCCTCTGGCGCACGGTGCTGGCCCTCACGCTGCTGGGCCTCGCCGCCAACGCGACGATGATCGTGCTGCCGCTCTACATCGTGCGCGGCCTGGGCGGCACGCGCATCGACGTGTCGATCATGCTCGGCCTCGGCGCGCTTCTCGAGATTCCGATGATGCTGGCGCTGGGCGCGCGCGGCGCGACCCTGAACAAGGTACGCTGGCTGGCCGCCTGCGCCGCCGTTCATGTGGTGTATTTCATCGCGGTCGCGGCGGTGTCGCGCATATCCTGGCTGATTCCGATGCAGGCCCTCAGCGCCTTCGTGGTGGCCGTCACGTCCTGCCTGGGCATGACCTATGTGCAGGATCTGTTGCCGCGCTCCCCCGGTGCGGCGACGGCACTCTTCTTCAACGCCGCGCGGGTGGGTTCGATCCTCTCGGGCGTGCTTTCCGGCGTGCTGGTGGGCGCGCTTGGCTACAGGGGCACTTTTCTCGTCTACGGGGTCTTGCCGGCGGTGGGGCTCTGGCTGTTCCTCGATCCACCCTGGCGGTCTGACTACGTGACACGGTTTTTCCCGCGCCGCCGGGAATGA